From Pseudomonas sp. FP2335, the proteins below share one genomic window:
- a CDS encoding EAL domain-containing protein: MKLRSSFQARVASVLILLLLVVVGALYFSVKAATSEAVRGQAKAQLEVGARVFERLLDVRGRRLADGVQLLASDFGFRDAVASGDSATMRSVLFNHGKRINASDMILLGMDGKVLASTLDEVPEGSTFRYDQALRDARRNRQTMLMVPLQGMPHLLVEAPVLAPLPIARVVMGLRMDSAFAEELRSLSNLEVSFLSLDRQQPGELVSTQPQVLRDSIVNLMLAQGTHHGVATTEHLEHSFLSQSLVLASDADGQVLALLQSPLDAAMQAFAPLDEKILGIALIALIASLIGALLLARGVSRPVQALALAAERIGQGDYQTPVVLARSDELGRLASVFNSMQSGIAERELQLAHNALHDRLTGLPNRALAMERLGNAIATHRPMALIYLGIDNLRAASETAGPEAVDQLLLDVSRSLQGALRPGDTLAHLIADEFLLLLEGAGSDEAVGLADKLQQLLLRPRRINGHDLALDCRLGIAAYPDDGESADTLLERAAIAMKDAAQMPGRLQIYEHGRDLVHRRQVTLIRDLRHAPSQGQLLLHYQPKLDIRQGHVRQAEALLRWQHPQFGMVSPAEFIPLAERSGSIQLLTHWVIEEGIRQLCEWNRRGLSLQLSLNISADDLLGDDLAHRVSALLRRYGLPAEQLLFEITESAVMREPEKALKVLHLLRDCGISLSVDDFGTGYSSLAHLKRLPVQELKIDQSFVRNLDETSEDAVIVRSTIEMSHNLGLKVVAEGVEYAHSLRLLERWQCDTAQGYLISRPLSADAFEAWVALPLSAQTSLVH, translated from the coding sequence ATGAAACTGCGCAGTAGCTTCCAGGCGCGTGTCGCCAGTGTGCTGATCCTGCTGTTGCTGGTGGTGGTCGGTGCGCTGTATTTCAGCGTCAAGGCCGCGACCAGCGAGGCGGTGCGCGGCCAGGCCAAGGCGCAATTGGAAGTCGGTGCGCGGGTCTTCGAACGCTTGCTCGACGTGCGCGGCCGGCGCCTGGCCGACGGTGTGCAGTTGCTGGCGTCCGACTTCGGTTTTCGCGATGCGGTGGCCAGTGGCGATTCGGCCACCATGCGCTCGGTACTGTTCAACCACGGCAAGCGCATCAACGCCAGCGACATGATCCTGTTGGGCATGGACGGCAAAGTCCTCGCCAGCACCCTCGACGAGGTGCCCGAAGGCTCGACCTTTCGTTATGACCAGGCGCTGCGCGATGCGCGGCGCAATCGCCAGACCATGCTGATGGTGCCGCTGCAAGGCATGCCGCACCTGCTGGTGGAAGCGCCGGTGCTCGCGCCGCTGCCGATTGCGCGGGTAGTGATGGGCCTGCGCATGGACAGCGCGTTCGCCGAAGAGCTGCGCTCGTTGAGCAACCTGGAAGTGTCGTTCCTGAGCCTCGACCGCCAGCAGCCGGGCGAGTTGGTCAGCACCCAGCCCCAGGTACTGCGCGACAGTATCGTCAACCTGATGCTGGCGCAGGGTACGCATCACGGTGTGGCCACCACCGAACACCTGGAACACAGTTTTCTCAGCCAGTCGCTGGTGTTGGCCAGCGACGCCGACGGCCAGGTCCTGGCCCTGTTGCAGAGCCCCTTGGATGCGGCGATGCAGGCGTTTGCGCCGCTCGACGAAAAAATTCTCGGGATTGCCTTGATCGCGTTGATTGCCTCGTTGATCGGTGCCTTGCTGCTGGCACGCGGTGTCTCGCGCCCGGTGCAGGCCCTGGCGCTCGCCGCCGAACGCATCGGCCAGGGCGATTACCAGACGCCCGTGGTGCTGGCGCGCAGTGATGAACTGGGGCGCTTGGCCAGCGTGTTCAACTCGATGCAAAGCGGCATCGCCGAGCGCGAGCTGCAACTGGCGCACAACGCCTTGCATGATCGCCTCACCGGCTTGCCCAACCGCGCATTGGCCATGGAACGCCTGGGCAATGCCATTGCCACGCACCGGCCGATGGCGCTGATCTACCTGGGCATCGACAACCTGCGCGCTGCCAGCGAAACCGCCGGGCCTGAGGCAGTCGACCAGTTGTTGCTGGACGTGAGCCGCAGCCTGCAAGGCGCGTTGCGCCCCGGCGATACCCTGGCGCATTTGATCGCCGACGAATTCCTGCTGCTGCTCGAAGGCGCCGGCAGCGACGAAGCGGTGGGCCTGGCCGACAAGCTGCAACAGTTGCTGCTGCGCCCACGCCGCATCAACGGCCACGACCTGGCGCTGGATTGCCGCCTTGGCATTGCGGCCTACCCGGACGATGGTGAAAGCGCCGACACCTTGCTCGAGCGTGCGGCGATTGCGATGAAGGACGCCGCGCAAATGCCCGGCCGCCTGCAGATCTACGAACACGGTCGCGACCTTGTTCACCGTCGCCAGGTCACCCTGATCCGCGACCTGCGCCACGCGCCCAGCCAGGGCCAGTTGCTCTTGCACTACCAACCCAAACTCGACATCCGCCAAGGCCACGTACGCCAGGCCGAAGCCCTGTTGCGCTGGCAGCATCCGCAGTTCGGCATGGTTTCGCCGGCGGAATTCATCCCCCTGGCCGAACGCTCGGGCAGCATCCAGTTGCTGACCCATTGGGTGATCGAGGAGGGCATCCGCCAACTGTGTGAATGGAACCGGCGCGGCCTGTCCCTGCAACTGTCGCTGAACATCTCGGCGGATGATCTGCTCGGTGATGACCTGGCCCATCGCGTCTCGGCGCTGCTGCGCCGTTATGGCTTGCCGGCCGAACAACTGCTGTTCGAGATCACCGAAAGCGCGGTGATGCGCGAGCCGGAAAAAGCCCTGAAAGTCCTGCACCTGCTGCGCGACTGTGGCATCAGCCTGTCGGTGGATGACTTCGGCACCGGCTATTCGTCGCTGGCGCACCTCAAGCGCCTGCCGGTGCAAGAGTTGAAGATCGACCAATCCTTTGTGCGCAACCTTGATGAAACCAGTGAAGACGCGGTGATCGTGCGTTCCACCATCGAGATGAGCCACAACCTGGGCCTCAAGGTTGTCGCCGAGGGCGTCGAGTACGCCCATAGCCTACGCTTGCTGGAGCGCTGGCAATGCGACACGGCCCAGGGTTATCTGATCAGCCGGCCGTTGAGCGCCGATGCTTTCGAAGCCTGGGTGGCGCTGCCCCTCAGTGCGCAAACTTCCCTGGTTCATTGA
- a CDS encoding DUF3034 family protein — translation MRVRCSVLIGCLGALTLQTALADNGRLIATGGASSIEGTAGGGITPWAVLAGYGEQHEWGATAFATTVNLPDYRLDVAGLALAYDNRVELSFARQRFDLGTLVHKLDLSEDNLGQDVLGLKVRLFGDVIYDNLPQVSLGLEYKHQTNFDIPNLVGAKRDSDVEGYLAASRLFMGAAFGYNVLVNGSLRYSRANETGLLGFGGDRRDSRSLLKEGSVALLFNPRWAVGVEYREKPDNLSFAGESDWADVFVGYFPNKHVSFVLAYARLGEIATLDNQNGTYLSVQGSF, via the coding sequence ATGCGCGTGCGTTGTTCCGTTCTGATCGGCTGCCTCGGCGCCCTGACCCTGCAAACGGCGCTGGCCGACAACGGCCGCCTGATTGCCACCGGCGGCGCCAGCAGCATTGAAGGCACGGCGGGCGGCGGGATCACGCCGTGGGCGGTGCTGGCCGGTTACGGCGAACAGCACGAGTGGGGCGCCACGGCGTTCGCCACCACGGTCAACCTGCCGGACTACCGGCTCGACGTGGCCGGGCTGGCGCTGGCCTATGACAACCGCGTCGAGCTGTCTTTCGCCCGCCAGCGTTTCGACCTGGGCACCCTGGTGCACAAGCTGGACCTGTCCGAAGACAACCTCGGCCAGGACGTACTGGGCCTCAAGGTGCGGCTGTTTGGCGATGTGATCTACGACAACCTGCCCCAGGTGTCCCTGGGCCTGGAATACAAGCACCAGACTAACTTCGACATTCCCAACTTGGTCGGTGCCAAGCGCGACAGCGACGTCGAAGGCTACCTGGCCGCCAGCCGTTTGTTCATGGGTGCAGCCTTTGGCTACAACGTGCTGGTCAACGGCAGCCTGCGCTACAGCCGCGCCAATGAAACCGGCTTGCTCGGTTTTGGCGGCGACCGCCGTGACAGCCGCAGCCTGCTCAAGGAAGGCTCGGTGGCGCTGCTGTTCAACCCGCGCTGGGCGGTGGGCGTGGAATACCGCGAAAAGCCTGACAACCTGTCGTTTGCCGGTGAAAGCGACTGGGCGGATGTGTTTGTCGGCTACTTCCCGAACAAGCATGTGTCGTTTGTATTGGCCTACGCACGCCTCGGCGAAATCGCCACGCTGGATAACCAGAACGGCACTTATCTGTCTGTGCAAGGGAGTTTTTGA
- a CDS encoding group 1 truncated hemoglobin codes for MRWLPLCLVLLLGACAQQPPKDDSLYRDLGAMPGITRIVEGMLLNIARDERIVERFRRIDIQRLRNKLIEQFCAEAGGPCVYTGDSMAESHKGQNVSRSDFNALVEDLIAAMDKQGISVPVQNRLIARLAPMRGEVIEH; via the coding sequence ATGCGCTGGCTACCGCTATGCCTGGTCCTGCTGCTCGGCGCCTGCGCCCAGCAACCGCCGAAGGATGACAGCCTGTACCGTGACCTTGGCGCCATGCCCGGCATCACGCGGATCGTCGAGGGCATGCTGCTCAACATCGCCCGTGATGAGCGCATCGTCGAGCGCTTCCGGCGGATCGACATCCAGCGTTTGCGTAATAAGCTGATCGAGCAGTTTTGCGCAGAGGCGGGCGGACCGTGCGTGTATACCGGGGACAGCATGGCGGAGAGTCACAAGGGGCAGAATGTGAGCCGCAGTGACTTCAATGCGTTGGTCGAGGATTTGATCGCGGCGATGGACAAGCAAGGGATTTCGGTGCCGGTGCAGAATCGCCTGATAGCGCGGTTGGCGCCGATGCGCGGTGAAGTGATCGAGCACTGA
- a CDS encoding glucose/quinate/shikimate family membrane-bound PQQ-dependent dehydrogenase, whose product MSTDGASSPSRLLPKLLGVLLLIMGLALLAGGVKLSMLGGSLYYLLAGIGVGLTGILLLANRRAALGLYALVLFASTVWALWEVGLDWWQLVPRLALLFALGIVMLLPWVRRPLLNGQPAPLGTGALSVAVVLAGATALASQFTNPGELVKGQLDRDAVPGMTNTAPPQPDGDWNSYGRSAFGDRYSPLAQITPQNVSKLVPAWTYRTGDLPGPNDPGETTAENTPLKVNGMLYVCTPHSQVIALDPDTGKEIWRFDPKISSMGAENFKGWAHMTCRGVSYHDDAVYASEQSPTGSASPAAAPNACPKRIFVPTADTRLIALNADTGKMCEDFGDKGQVDLRANIGGFAPGGYYSTSPPAVTKNLVVIGGHVTDNVSTDEPSGVIRAFDVHTGKLVWNWDSGNPDDTTPLAEGKTYTRNSPNMWSMFSVDEKLGLLYLPMGNQMPDQYGGDRTDESEKYSAGLTALDIDSGHVKWHFQFTHHDLWDMDVGGQPSLVDIKTADGVKQAVMASTKQGSIYVLDRATGQPVVPINEVPVPQGAVAGDRTSPTQPKSDLNFMPPPLKERDMWGVTPFDQLLCRIDFKSMRYDGPFTPPSLQGSIVYPGNFGVFDWGGISVDPVRQLAFVNPSYMAFKSKLIPAADIAKQGPRVSETEGVQPNKGAPYGVILEALLSPLGLPCQAPAWGYVAAVDLTTHKTIWMHKNGTVRDSAPVPIPLTMGVPSLGGTFTTAGGVAFLSGTLDQYLRAYDVKNGKQLWEGRLPAGAQTTPMTYTGKDGKQYVLVVAGGHGSLGTKQGDYVMAFKLPD is encoded by the coding sequence ATGAGCACTGATGGTGCTTCAAGTCCGAGCCGCTTGCTGCCCAAGCTGCTAGGCGTCTTGCTGCTGATCATGGGCCTGGCCTTGCTGGCCGGCGGCGTCAAGCTGAGTATGCTCGGCGGGTCGCTGTACTACTTGCTGGCCGGTATCGGCGTCGGCCTGACCGGCATCCTGCTGCTGGCCAACCGCCGCGCCGCGCTGGGCCTGTACGCACTGGTGCTGTTCGCCAGCACCGTATGGGCCCTGTGGGAAGTCGGCCTGGACTGGTGGCAATTGGTGCCGCGCCTGGCACTGCTGTTTGCCTTGGGCATCGTCATGCTGCTGCCGTGGGTCCGTCGCCCGCTGCTGAACGGCCAACCGGCGCCACTGGGCACCGGCGCGCTGAGCGTGGCCGTGGTGCTGGCGGGTGCTACTGCCCTGGCCAGCCAATTCACCAACCCGGGTGAACTGGTCAAAGGCCAGCTGGACCGCGACGCCGTGCCTGGCATGACCAACACCGCACCGCCCCAGCCCGATGGCGACTGGAATTCCTACGGCCGCTCGGCCTTTGGTGACCGTTACTCGCCACTGGCGCAGATCACCCCGCAGAACGTCAGCAAGCTGGTTCCGGCGTGGACCTACCGCACCGGCGACCTGCCTGGCCCGAACGATCCAGGCGAGACCACCGCGGAAAACACCCCGCTGAAAGTCAACGGCATGCTCTACGTGTGCACCCCACACAGCCAAGTAATTGCCCTGGACCCGGACACCGGCAAGGAAATCTGGCGCTTCGATCCGAAGATCAGCAGCATGGGCGCCGAGAACTTCAAAGGCTGGGCCCACATGACCTGCCGTGGCGTGTCGTATCACGATGACGCCGTCTACGCCTCCGAACAGAGCCCGACCGGCAGCGCCAGCCCGGCCGCCGCGCCGAATGCCTGCCCGAAACGCATTTTCGTGCCGACTGCCGACACCCGTCTGATCGCTCTGAACGCCGACACCGGCAAGATGTGCGAAGACTTCGGTGACAAAGGCCAGGTCGACCTGCGCGCCAACATCGGTGGCTTCGCCCCCGGCGGTTACTACTCCACTTCGCCACCGGCCGTGACCAAAAACCTGGTGGTGATCGGCGGCCACGTCACCGACAACGTCTCCACCGACGAACCCAGCGGCGTGATCCGTGCGTTCGACGTGCACACCGGCAAGCTGGTGTGGAACTGGGACAGCGGCAACCCGGACGACACCACCCCGTTGGCCGAAGGCAAGACCTACACCCGTAACTCGCCGAACATGTGGTCCATGTTCTCGGTGGATGAAAAACTCGGCCTGCTCTACCTGCCGATGGGCAACCAGATGCCCGACCAATACGGCGGCGACCGTACCGACGAATCGGAAAAATACAGCGCCGGCCTGACCGCTCTGGACATCGATAGCGGTCACGTGAAATGGCACTTCCAGTTCACGCACCATGACCTCTGGGACATGGACGTGGGCGGCCAACCTTCGCTGGTCGACATCAAGACCGCTGACGGCGTCAAGCAAGCGGTGATGGCGTCGACCAAGCAAGGCAGCATCTACGTGCTGGACCGTGCGACCGGCCAACCTGTGGTGCCGATCAACGAAGTCCCTGTACCGCAAGGCGCAGTGGCCGGTGATCGCACCTCGCCGACCCAACCCAAGTCCGACCTGAACTTCATGCCGCCGCCGTTGAAAGAGCGCGACATGTGGGGCGTGACCCCGTTCGACCAACTGCTGTGCCGGATTGATTTCAAATCCATGCGCTACGACGGTCCGTTCACTCCGCCATCGCTGCAAGGTTCGATCGTTTACCCAGGTAACTTCGGCGTGTTCGACTGGGGTGGCATTTCTGTCGACCCAGTACGCCAACTGGCCTTCGTCAACCCAAGCTACATGGCGTTCAAGTCCAAGCTGATCCCGGCCGCCGACATCGCCAAGCAAGGCCCGCGCGTCAGCGAAACCGAAGGCGTGCAGCCGAACAAAGGCGCGCCGTACGGCGTGATCCTCGAAGCGCTGCTGTCGCCACTGGGCCTGCCGTGCCAGGCGCCGGCCTGGGGTTATGTGGCTGCGGTCGACCTGACCACCCACAAAACCATCTGGATGCACAAGAACGGCACCGTGCGTGATAGCGCGCCGGTACCAATCCCGCTGACCATGGGCGTGCCAAGCCTGGGCGGGACGTTCACCACCGCCGGTGGCGTCGCGTTCCTCAGCGGCACCCTGGACCAGTACCTGCGTGCCTATGACGTGAAAAACGGCAAGCAACTGTGGGAAGGCCGCCTGCCAGCAGGCGCGCAAACCACACCGATGACCTACACCGGCAAGGACGGCAAGCAGTACGTGCTGGTCGTGGCGGGCGGTCATGGTTCCCTGGGTACCAAGCAGGGTGACTATGTGATGGCGTTCAAACTGCCCGATTAA
- a CDS encoding TonB-dependent receptor, whose protein sequence is MSLSSLWRLTPLAAALLICSQAQALELQPQVITGNPLGSEQLASPTTVLEGDDLTLQQKGSLGETLNKQPGVSSSYFGPGASRPIIRGQDGDRIRILRNGVGALDASSLSYDHAVPLDPINVDRIEIVRGPAALLYGGSAIGGVVNTFDNRIPTEAIEGIHGAGELRYGGADTTRSSAGKLEAGNGTFALHLDANAREFNDLKIPGQARSRHAPETDDGPGKNGRLGNSDGRQDGGAVGGSYTWDDGYAGLSYSNYDANYGSPAEQDVRIRMKQDHYAFASEIRNLQGPFTSVKVDAGYTDYEHREIEGGETGTIFKNKGYEARVEARHQPIGPFNGVVGAQVTRNEFSALGEEAFVPQTDTSAGALFILEEMQATERLKLSLGGRLEHTSVDPDAKGNARFAGADKSNDFTAGSLSSGAVYTLTPIWSLAATLGYTERAPTFYELYANGAHVATGTYELGDANLKKEKAVSSDLALRFDNGTHKGSFGVFYSHFSNYIGLLGSGRTLNDEGEEDADGIPEYKYSGVRARFAGFEAQDHWKLGEGAYGKFALELSGDYTRATNLDTGEALPRIAPLRLNSGLLWELERWQARIDVEHAAGQGRVPDNESGTDGYTTLGASAGYRFNVGGSEWLAFVNGENLTNQTVRYASSILRDIAPAPGRSVQFGVRTTF, encoded by the coding sequence ATGTCCCTCTCTTCTCTGTGGCGCTTGACCCCGCTTGCCGCCGCCCTGTTGATCTGCTCCCAAGCCCAGGCCCTTGAGCTGCAACCCCAAGTCATCACCGGCAACCCGCTGGGCAGCGAGCAACTCGCTTCGCCGACCACTGTGCTGGAAGGCGATGACCTGACCCTGCAACAAAAAGGCAGCCTCGGCGAAACCCTCAACAAGCAGCCAGGCGTGTCGTCCTCATACTTCGGCCCAGGTGCCAGCCGGCCGATCATCCGTGGCCAGGACGGCGACCGTATCCGCATCCTGCGCAACGGCGTCGGCGCACTGGATGCGTCGTCGTTGTCCTACGACCACGCGGTGCCGCTGGACCCGATCAATGTCGACCGCATTGAAATCGTGCGCGGCCCGGCGGCCTTGCTGTACGGCGGCAGCGCCATCGGCGGCGTGGTGAATACCTTCGACAACCGCATTCCCACCGAAGCCATCGAAGGCATCCACGGTGCCGGTGAATTGCGCTACGGCGGCGCCGACACCACCCGCAGCAGCGCGGGCAAGCTGGAAGCCGGCAACGGCACGTTCGCCTTGCACCTGGATGCCAACGCACGGGAATTCAACGACCTCAAGATCCCGGGCCAGGCCCGCAGCCGCCATGCACCCGAGACCGACGATGGCCCCGGCAAAAACGGGCGCCTGGGCAACAGCGACGGGCGCCAGGACGGCGGCGCCGTAGGCGGTTCCTACACCTGGGACGACGGTTACGCCGGGCTGTCCTACAGCAATTACGACGCTAACTACGGCTCCCCCGCCGAGCAGGACGTGCGTATCCGCATGAAGCAGGATCACTACGCCTTCGCCTCCGAAATCCGTAACCTGCAAGGGCCGTTTACCTCGGTCAAAGTCGACGCGGGCTACACCGATTACGAACACCGCGAGATCGAAGGCGGCGAAACCGGCACGATCTTCAAGAACAAGGGTTATGAAGCCCGCGTCGAAGCACGTCACCAACCGATCGGCCCGTTCAACGGCGTGGTCGGCGCCCAAGTGACGCGCAACGAATTTTCGGCCCTGGGTGAAGAAGCCTTCGTACCGCAGACCGATACCAGTGCCGGCGCGCTGTTTATCCTCGAAGAGATGCAGGCCACCGAACGCCTCAAGCTCAGCCTCGGCGGGCGCCTGGAACACACCAGTGTCGACCCGGACGCCAAGGGCAACGCCCGCTTTGCCGGCGCCGACAAATCCAATGATTTCACCGCCGGCAGCCTGTCCTCGGGCGCGGTCTATACCCTCACGCCGATCTGGTCGCTGGCCGCGACCCTGGGCTACACCGAGCGCGCCCCGACCTTCTACGAGCTGTACGCCAACGGCGCCCACGTCGCCACCGGCACCTACGAGTTGGGCGACGCCAACCTGAAGAAAGAGAAAGCCGTGTCCAGCGACCTGGCCCTGCGCTTTGACAATGGTACCCACAAGGGCAGCTTCGGCGTGTTCTACAGCCACTTCTCCAATTACATCGGCTTGTTGGGCAGTGGTCGTACGCTGAACGATGAAGGCGAAGAAGACGCGGATGGCATCCCCGAGTACAAATACTCCGGCGTACGCGCCCGTTTCGCAGGCTTTGAGGCCCAGGATCACTGGAAACTCGGCGAAGGCGCCTACGGCAAGTTCGCACTGGAGCTGTCGGGCGACTACACCCGCGCCACCAACCTCGACACCGGCGAAGCCTTGCCACGCATCGCCCCGCTGCGCTTGAACAGCGGCTTGCTGTGGGAACTGGAGCGTTGGCAAGCGCGCATCGACGTGGAACACGCCGCCGGCCAGGGCCGTGTGCCGGACAACGAAAGCGGCACTGATGGCTACACCACCCTGGGCGCGAGCGCGGGTTACCGCTTCAACGTCGGTGGCAGCGAGTGGCTGGCGTTTGTGAACGGTGAAAACCTCACCAACCAGACCGTGCGCTATGCCAGCTCGATCCTGCGGGACATCGCGCCGGCGCCGGGGCGTAGTGTGCAGTTCGGCGTTCGTACGACGTTCTAA
- a CDS encoding VF530 family DNA-binding protein, with translation MTATSNDPLHGVTLQHVLTTLVEHYEWSGLAERIDIRCFKSDPSIKSSLTFLRKTPWAREKVEGLYVKLMRTKRPLD, from the coding sequence ATGACCGCGACAAGCAACGACCCCCTCCACGGTGTGACCCTGCAACACGTCCTCACCACCCTGGTGGAACACTACGAATGGTCCGGCCTGGCCGAACGCATTGATATTCGCTGCTTCAAGAGTGATCCGAGCATCAAGTCGAGCCTGACCTTCCTGCGCAAGACCCCATGGGCGCGGGAAAAAGTCGAAGGGTTGTACGTCAAGCTGATGCGCACCAAACGCCCGTTGGATTGA
- a CDS encoding Pr6Pr family membrane protein: MKRFVAAAALAGWAGLAIQQYLIFYSRWSSGASLLGGLINFFSFFTVLTNTLAVVVLSYALVRRDSAAKRFFLAPRISSGIAVSIVVVGLAYSLLLRHLWQPEGFQWVADELLHDVMPVLFCIYWWRCVPKGTLRLKHIGAWVIYPLIYFGYVLLRGHLLGQYQYPFIDVDTLGYPQVFVNAGGILAGFVAVALAVVGLDKLLKSPRT, translated from the coding sequence GTGAAGCGCTTTGTGGCCGCAGCGGCGCTGGCCGGCTGGGCGGGGCTGGCAATCCAGCAATACCTGATCTTCTATTCGCGCTGGTCCAGCGGCGCCAGCCTGTTGGGCGGGTTGATCAACTTCTTCAGTTTCTTCACGGTACTGACCAACACCTTGGCGGTGGTGGTGTTGAGCTATGCGCTGGTCAGGCGCGATTCGGCGGCGAAGCGGTTTTTCCTCGCGCCAAGGATCAGCAGTGGCATCGCCGTGAGCATCGTCGTGGTGGGCCTGGCGTACAGCCTTCTGCTGCGGCACCTGTGGCAGCCGGAAGGCTTTCAATGGGTTGCCGACGAGTTGCTGCACGATGTGATGCCGGTGCTGTTTTGCATCTATTGGTGGCGCTGTGTGCCCAAGGGCACGTTGCGGCTCAAGCACATCGGCGCGTGGGTGATCTACCCCTTGATCTACTTTGGTTATGTGCTGCTGCGTGGGCATTTGCTTGGGCAGTATCAGTACCCGTTCATCGATGTGGACACGCTCGGTTATCCACAAGTATTTGTGAATGCCGGAGGGATTCTGGCGGGGTTTGTTGCGGTTGCGTTGGCGGTGGTGGGGCTGGACAAGCTGCTGAAATCCCCCCGCACCTGA